The Polyodon spathula isolate WHYD16114869_AA chromosome 21, ASM1765450v1, whole genome shotgun sequence genome contains the following window.
aaatacaactcTTACGTATTTGTTTGATCTCGCACACAGCTTCACCCTCAAACACATCACCAGGCAAAGCTCATCACACTGTGAATGAAGCAATGCCTTTATCCCGTCCTTCCTCAATGCCCTGTCCTTGCAACACCATCAGTTAAAGTCACTGTGGGCAGGCTGTCCTGTCAGCTGTTGCAGTTGATCACCCTCGCTGCAGCTCCGCAAGGCGCTGCATtaggagatgctgcagctgttGGTCTTGTTCATGGGCGGCCGGGAGCTGCTGTCCTTGGGGAAGGTCTCCCTCCGGCGCCTTAGCGCTGGGCTCAGGCGGCTGGGCAGGTTGGCCTGCTGCAGGAGCTCACTGAACACCTCCACCACGTTCTCGTTGTCCTTGGCCGAAGCTTCCAGGAAGCGGTTGTTCCAGTCGAGCTCCACAGTGGACAGCACAGCCTCGCTGGGCACCTGCCTCCCCTCCTCCCGGTCCATCTTGTTTCCCACCACCACGATGGGCGTGAACTTGTCCTCCTTGAGCTCCAGGATCTCGTCCCGCAGGCTCTTGACCACCTCCAGGGACTGGGTGTCGTCGATGGCGTAGACGAGGGCGAAGGCGTCGCTGTTCTGGATGCACAGCTTCCTCATGGCCGGGAAGGAGTAGCTGCCGCTGGTGTCCATGATCTCGATGGTGATCGTCACCCCGCTGATCTCGTACTCCTTGCTGTGGAGCTCCTCCACCGTCCTCCTGTGCTTGGTCTCGAAGGTGTCCTGGAGGAAGCGCTGGATCAGGGCTGTCTTCCCCACCCCGGCCGCCCCAAGGAACACCAGGCGCACCTGGGTCTTGTCTTTCACTGCCAGGGACATCTCCACACAGAGAGAACGCTTCTTTTACAAGAGCCTTCGCTTTCAAAGGAGTTTTAGCTTCAGCACCTTGCTTAACCAGCGCTTTGTTAGAAGTTGGTTGTCTCTTTCCTTTATGGTTTGCTAGCTCAGGCTGAAACTTTCCCGTCCTCCCAATTCTTGTTATTTGATTGCTAATTCTGCGCTGGCTGCACTGGCTAGATGGTGGTGTGATGCTCTTATCTCTGGATAGTCTCTGCTCTGCCTCAGCAGCACACGCCCctatttatacatgttttcagCCGGGATAATTCTGAGGGTTCGTCCAATCAGCACACCGCAGGGCTTCCAAGGCTTCTGTTCTCATAGCCAATGGGAGATCTCCATGCAAATGAGGCTGAGGTTGTAAAAGTAGGTAGTGGCTTTGCTGAGTGAGGTgagtttgtgtatgtgtgtgtgtgtggagaggtgtCCTCTCTGGAGACTCGAGCACTCCTGTAGCTGATTCTGATTTCGAGCAATAATAATTTTTCCTGCTGATTTACTCTTTATCTAAGTTGCTGCCCGGtggctgtactgcactgtacctgAATGCTTTGCATGAGCTCTGCCCAACGTGTATGTCTGTATTGTGCTCACTGTGACTGCCCAAGCCTggatgtatttattgtacatatctctgtgtatgtgtgtgtgtgtacgattcatttttttatataaatataaaaatgttgtttttttaattttactctcTGCAAATTTGTATCCAGAtatgactgtctgtctgtgtgtgctcaATGAGTGCGGTGTACTTCATA
Protein-coding sequences here:
- the rasd4 gene encoding rasd family member 4 translates to MSLAVKDKTQVRLVFLGAAGVGKTALIQRFLQDTFETKHRRTVEELHSKEYEISGVTITIEIMDTSGSYSFPAMRKLCIQNSDAFALVYAIDDTQSLEVVKSLRDEILELKEDKFTPIVVVGNKMDREEGRQVPSEAVLSTVELDWNNRFLEASAKDNENVVEVFSELLQQANLPSRLSPALRRRRETFPKDSSSRPPMNKTNSCSIS